The following proteins are encoded in a genomic region of Rattus rattus isolate New Zealand chromosome 2, Rrattus_CSIRO_v1, whole genome shotgun sequence:
- the Lrfn3 gene encoding leucine-rich repeat and fibronectin type-III domain-containing protein 3 translates to MAVLPLLLCLLPLAPASSPPQPATSSPCPRRCRCQTQSLPLSVLCPGAGLLFVPPSLDRRAAELRLADNFIAAVRRRDLANMTGLLHLSLSRNTIRHVAAGAFADLRALRALHLDGNRLTSLGEGQLRGLVNLRHLILSNNQLAALAAGALDDCAETLEDLDLSYNNLEQLPWEALGRLGNVNTLGLDHNLLASVPAGAFSRLHKLARLDMTSNRLTTIPPDPLFSRLPLLARPRGSPASALVLAFGGNPLHCNCELVWLRRLAREDDLEACASPPALGGRYFWAVGEEEFVCEPPVVTHRSPPLAVPAGRPAALRCRAVGDPEPRVRWVSPQGRLLGNSSRARAFPNGTLELLVTEPEDGGTFTCIAANAAGEATAAVELTVGPPPPPQLANSTSCDPPRDGEPDALTPPSAASASAKVADTVAPTDRGVQVTEHGATAALVQWPDQRPVPGIRMYQIQYNSSADDILVYRMIPADSRSFLLTDLASGRTYDLCVLAVYEDSATGLTATRPVGCARFSTEPALRPCAAPHAPFLGGTMIIALGGVIVASVLVFIFVLLLRYKVHGVQPPGKAKATAPVSSVCSQTNGALGPVPSAPAPEPAAPRAHTVVQLDCEPWGPSHEPAGP, encoded by the exons ATGGCCGTCCTTCCACTACTCCTTTGCCTGCTACCGCTGGCCCCCGCCTCATCTCCACCCCAGCCGGCCACATCCAGCCCCTGCCCCCGCCGTTGCCGCTGCCAGACCCAGTCGCTGCCCCTAAGCGTATTGTGCCCAGGGGCGGGCCTTCTGTTCGTGCCGCCATCACTGGATCGCCGTGCAGCGGAGTTGCGCCTGGCAGACAACTTCATCGCGGCAGTGCGTCGTCGAGACCTGGCCAACATGACAGGACTGCTGCATTTGAGCTTATCTAGAAACACCATCCGCCATGTGGCAGCTGGCGCCTTCGCCGACCTACGTGCCCTGCGTGCCCTGCACCTAGATGGCAATAGACTGACCTCGCTGGGCGAGGGTCAGCTGCGCGGCTTAGTCAACTTGCGCCACCTCATCTTGAGCAACAACCAGCTAGCAGCCCTGGCAGCTGGTGCACTAGACGACTGTGCCGAGACCCTGGAGGACCTCGATCTCTCTTATAATAACCTTGAGCAGCTGCCCTGGGAGGCTTTGGGTCGCCTGGGCAATGTCAACACGTTGGGCCTTGACCACAATTTGTTGGCTTCGGTGCCTGCTGGAGCCTTTTCCCGCCTGCACAAGTTGGCGCGACTGGACATGACCTCCAACCGCCTGACCACCATCCCTCCTGACCCACTCTTCTCCCGTCTGCCACTGCTTGCCCGGCCTAGAGGCTCACCAGCCTCTGCTCTGGTGCTGGCCTTCGGGGGAAACCCCCTCCATTGCAACTGTGAACTGGTGTGGCTGCGGCGCCTGGCTCGGGAAGACGACCTCGAGGCCTGTGCCTCACCACCCGCTCTGGGGGGCCGCTACTTCTGGGCCGTGGGTGAAGAGGAGTTTGTGTGTGAGCCACCTGTGGTGACCCACCGCTCACCTCCCCTGGCAGTGCCCGCAGGTCGGCCAGCTGCCCTGCGATGCCGGGCAGTAGGGGACCCAGAGCCACGAGTGCGTTGGGTATCACCCCAGGGTCGGCTGCTGGGCAACTCCAGCCGTGCTCGTGCCTTCCCTAATGGGACCCTGGAGCTACTGGTCACTGAGCCAGAAGATGGTGGTACATTCACTTGCATTGCAGCCAACGCTGCTGGCGAGGCCACTGCTGCTGTTGAGCTGACCGTGggtccccctccacctccccagctagCCAATAGCACCAGCTGTGACCCCCCGCGGGACGGGGAACCCGACGCCCTCACCCCGCCCTCTGCGGCTTCGGCCTCCGCCAAAGTGGCCGACACCGTGGCCCCTACCGACCGTGGTGTCCAAGTGACTGAGCATGGGGCCACAGCAGCTCTTGTCCAGTGGCCAGATCAACGGCCGGTCCCAGGCATCCGCATGTACCAGATCCAGTACAACAGCTCTGCCGACGACATCCTCGTCTACAG GATGATCCCAGCGGACAGTCGCTCCTTCCTGCTGACCGACCTGGCGTCAGGCCGTACCTATGATCTCTGTGTGCTCGCGGTCTATGAGGACAGTGCCACCGGGCTAACAGCCACACGGCCCGTGGGCTGCGCTCGGTTCTCCACGGAGCCTGCACTTCGGCCTTGTGCTGCACCGCACGCACCGTTCCTGGGCGGCACCATGATTATTGCGCTGGGAGGTGTCATCGTCGCTTCTGTTCTGGTCTTCATTTTCGTGCTACTTCTACGCTACAAGGTGCACGGAGTCCAACCGCCCGGCAAGGCCAAGGCCACAGCACCTGTCAGCAGCGTTTGCTCCCAGACCAACGGAGCCCTCGGCCCCGTGCCCAGTGCGCCTGCCCCTGAGCCTGCTGCACCAAGGGCCCATACTGTGGTCCAATTGGACTGTGAGCCCTGGGGGCCCAGTCACGAACCTGCAGGACCCTAG